The sequence ACTCGTTATCTAAAAGTTGTTATCTACCATTTTAGTTCTATAGATCCATCGCATCAAGGTTGTGCTGCTCATGGAAGCAATGATTCTCTCGCTGCAGCAGCCGGCCATGCGAGATTGCTTGATTTTCGTAAGGCCGTTGAAAAAAGCTTTTGTTGTGGCGCCTCAGTAGATCTTCTTTTGATTGGCCTGGATACAGATACAGATGCCATACGTATACATGTTCCTTCTTCTGGAAGTGAAATTCCTCTTGATAAGTGGATTTCAGCACTAGATATATATCAGCAAACAAAATCAATGTCAGCCGATCAGGCTATCCAAGAGATTGCAAGACAAGTGCAGGCTGTTGCTTCTACTGCAGATCCAGGGATGGTTTCTTTTGTTACGCGTTTAATTGCAAACAACATTTCTCAAATCGACTATGTTCGTCAACTTTATGGTGGCTCATACCCTGATGCGGGTCATGCCGAACGCTTTATTGGTGTTGGTATAGGTTTTAAAGAGGTTCACCTTCGTAATCTTACGTATTTTTCCCACCTGGACACTGTTGAAGAAGGTGCCCCTGATTTAGATGTAGGCGTGAAGATTTTTAAGGGACTCAATGTTTCTCGTGATCTCCCTATTCCTGTGGTGATTCGTTTTGACTATTCTGGTGATGTCCCTGGGGCTCGAGAACGTGCAATCGCAGATTGCCGAAGGGTTGATAGTGCAATTGCATCACGTTATCAACGGTTAGTAGCCGATGGACTGCTACATACTTTTCTTACTATTCGAGATAGAGATCAAAAAAAATCAGCCGAAGTTGTAGGGTCATCGCTTGATCCTTCATTTCAGGAGGAACACTGACATGCTTATTTGCAAGGTTCTTAAGCCGCTTGTTTCAACAAATCGGATTCCTGGGTTTGAACACAAACACCTTCAGGTTGTATTAGACGGTAGCTCCAAGAAAGTAGCTGTAGATGCTGTTGGATGCAAGCCTGATGATTGGGTTATTTGTGTGGGAAGCTCTGCAGCTAGAGAGGCAGCTGGTAGCAAGTCTTACCCTAGTGATTTGACAATTGTAGGGATTATTGATCATTGGGATCCAGAAGCCCCGAAAACTTCTCAAGGAGGATCTGGTTAATGGAAATTATGCAAGTTATGGGTCGAATGGTTTGCACGCAAAGAGTTGGAGGCCTAGGGCATATGAATCTTCGGATTCTTAGAAATAATAGTGGGAAAAATCTAGTAGCAGTAGATCCAGTTGGTGCTCGTGAAGGGAATTGGGTCTTTACTGCAAGTGGATCTGCAGCTCGATTTGCATGCCCTGATCCCAGTATTCAAACTGATCTAACGATAGGAGGAATTATTGACTTCTGGCCACCAGATGGATAGTTGCCTTTCCTTTTGATATGACTATCTCTTTTAAATTTATCGATAACTCTTATGACTAATTCTTCAGCTTCACAATCATCTAAGGCTTCTAAACAAACAGTTGATGTGTCTCCTGTTACACCAACAAGGTCTACCTCAAAAAGTTCTGGTAAAGGTACCAAAACTAATAGAAACTCTTCTGTTAAGAAAAGCAGCCCTGTTGTCTCCAAAGGAGGGCCTTCATCTGATTCAAGCAATAGTTCCAATGGACGAGGTGGAGCCTCTAAAACGTCTTCAAGAGATGCCTCTATTTTGAAGAAAGGGATAGCTCTTGGAATGATTGAAACGCGTGGAATGGTTCCTGCTATTGAAGCGGCAGATGCGATGACAAAAGCAGCTGAAGTGAATCTGGTTTCAAGAGAATATGTTGGCGGTGGTTATGTCACTGTGATGGTTCGTGGAGAAACAGGTGCGGTCAATGCTTCTGTTCGTGCAGGAGCCGATGCTTGCGAGCGAGTTGGAGATGGACTAGTAGCGGCTCATATAATTGCTCGCCCTCATATAGAGGTTGAGCCGGCTTTAGTAGCGAGTGGTGCTAAACGTCGCTACTAGTTGATTTCCTCTCTTTAATTGTTTTTCAATCTTTAAGTTGAACAGTTGTTTCTAATTGATCTAGGTTTAACAATTATGAATAACTTTTTTTGTAATGATTAAATGGAAGCAAAGGAATCACCCTATTCGTCTTGAGAGGCGATTTGAGTTTGAAAGCTATGAAGCAACAAGAGACTTCTTGGAGTCCCTTGGAGCACTTAGTGAATCAAAAAAAATCTTCCCAGATATAAGTTTTGGAAGCACTTATGTCAATATCACCCTGCGCCCTGAAAGTGAAGAGCAAGATGCACAAATGACTGATGTTGAATTTAAATTTGCTTCTGAAATAGATGAAATCCTCGATTGATCTCTCTAATGAGTATGTCGAGTCGGGGGTTTCCGAGGTTCTTGATCAGTTAGATCTTGAATTGGTTGGGTTGAAGCCAGTTAAGACTCGTATAAAGGAAATTGCTGCGTTGTTGTTGGTTGAACGAGCCAGGCAGAATTTAGAGCTTGCAACTAAAAAACCAGTTCTTCATATGTCTTTTACTGGTCGACCGGGTACAGGTAAGACCACTGTTGCCAAGAGAATCTCTCAGATATTGCATAGGCTTGGTTATTTGCGGAAAGGACATGTTGTAACTGTGACTAGAGATGATCTTGTTGGTCAATATGTTGGACACACAGCCCCTAAAACAAAAGAAATGATCAAAAGGGCCCAGGGGGGGGTTCTTTTTATTGACGAGGCCTACTACCTCTATAAGCCAGGCAATGAAAGAGATTATGGGGCTGAAGCTATAGAAATTCTTTTGCAGGATATGGAAGGGCAAAGAGATGGATTTTTAGTGATCTTTGCTGGATATAAAGATCAAATGGAAATATTTTATCGCTCTAACCCCGGTCTTTATTCAAGAGTTGCCCATCATATTGATTTCCCTGATTACACCAATGAAGAATTAATGGAAATAGCTGATTTGTTTTTAGTTGAACAAAATTATTCTTTTAGCAAAGAAGCATTAATAACTTTTGAAGATTATATTGAAAGGCGTCGAAATCTTCCTTTCTTTGCAAATGCCAGGTCAATTCGCAATGCTCTTGATCGAATCCGTTTAAGACAAGCAAATCGTCTTTTCTCTAGAAAGGGTGAGAGGTTAAGTAAAGAAGACCTTATGACTATCGAGGCATCAGATATTTTGGCCAGTAGAGTTTTTCAAGGTGAGATAGAGGGGCACGATTTAATGGATACAAACAAAAAATAATCTTCAGATCTTCTAAGGACTTATAAACTAGAACCTCTTTCATCTTTAGGTTGCTCAAGGTCGCGTTTTATCAAAACCATTAGATATGAAGGCGCTTTA comes from Prochlorococcus sp. MIT 1307 and encodes:
- a CDS encoding carboxysome shell carbonic anhydrase; amino-acid sequence: MAYRSLAKNVERLRRGPTAPSKRSMAVQTLALEPEASPKCTPLRDSGSHALTDELSNKHLQAYEIEIKEKFDRIVPFLKKLSEIQHEQDFANRAQKLSRSELGFKLPDHFLEKAWVRPLDMRALFAWCVFQSHQQTSDQFFDTDPLKGSESSDQAKTFESFISECGFHLLDITPCADGRLAHSIAYALRIPFSAVRRRSHAGALFDVENTVNRWVKTEHNRYRAGLPNPPEVPTRYLKVVIYHFSSIDPSHQGCAAHGSNDSLAAAAGHARLLDFRKAVEKSFCCGASVDLLLIGLDTDTDAIRIHVPSSGSEIPLDKWISALDIYQQTKSMSADQAIQEIARQVQAVASTADPGMVSFVTRLIANNISQIDYVRQLYGGSYPDAGHAERFIGVGIGFKEVHLRNLTYFSHLDTVEEGAPDLDVGVKIFKGLNVSRDLPIPVVIRFDYSGDVPGARERAIADCRRVDSAIASRYQRLVADGLLHTFLTIRDRDQKKSAEVVGSSLDPSFQEEH
- a CDS encoding carboxysome peptide A — protein: MLICKVLKPLVSTNRIPGFEHKHLQVVLDGSSKKVAVDAVGCKPDDWVICVGSSAAREAAGSKSYPSDLTIVGIIDHWDPEAPKTSQGGSG
- a CDS encoding carboxysome peptide B — translated: MEIMQVMGRMVCTQRVGGLGHMNLRILRNNSGKNLVAVDPVGAREGNWVFTASGSAARFACPDPSIQTDLTIGGIIDFWPPDG
- a CDS encoding BMC domain-containing protein, translated to MTNSSASQSSKASKQTVDVSPVTPTRSTSKSSGKGTKTNRNSSVKKSSPVVSKGGPSSDSSNSSNGRGGASKTSSRDASILKKGIALGMIETRGMVPAIEAADAMTKAAEVNLVSREYVGGGYVTVMVRGETGAVNASVRAGADACERVGDGLVAAHIIARPHIEVEPALVASGAKRRY
- a CDS encoding 4a-hydroxytetrahydrobiopterin dehydratase is translated as MIKWKQRNHPIRLERRFEFESYEATRDFLESLGALSESKKIFPDISFGSTYVNITLRPESEEQDAQMTDVEFKFASEIDEILD
- the cbbX gene encoding CbbX protein, which gives rise to MKSSIDLSNEYVESGVSEVLDQLDLELVGLKPVKTRIKEIAALLLVERARQNLELATKKPVLHMSFTGRPGTGKTTVAKRISQILHRLGYLRKGHVVTVTRDDLVGQYVGHTAPKTKEMIKRAQGGVLFIDEAYYLYKPGNERDYGAEAIEILLQDMEGQRDGFLVIFAGYKDQMEIFYRSNPGLYSRVAHHIDFPDYTNEELMEIADLFLVEQNYSFSKEALITFEDYIERRRNLPFFANARSIRNALDRIRLRQANRLFSRKGERLSKEDLMTIEASDILASRVFQGEIEGHDLMDTNKK